The following nucleotide sequence is from Triticum dicoccoides isolate Atlit2015 ecotype Zavitan chromosome 7B, WEW_v2.0, whole genome shotgun sequence.
gagtggagtcggtgcagatgaggatgtgttaccgaagttccttccttttcaagggaagtacatctccgttagagcagtgtggaggcacaatgctccccaagaagccactagggccaccgtattctcctcacgccctcacacaatgcgagatgccgtgattccactattggtgcccttgaaggcagcaaccgaacctttacaaacaaggttggggcaatctccacaacaattggaggctcccaacaacaccacacgaagcttcaccacaatggagtatggcttcgaggtgacctcaaccgtctagggtgctcaaacacccaagagtaacaagatccgctagggataagagagggaatcaaatttctcttggtggaagtgtagatcggggccttctcaaccaatcccgagaaaatcaacaagtttgattggctagggagagagatcgggcgaaaatggagcttggagcaacaatggagcttttggggaaagaggtaggtcaactttggggaagaagatacctttatatagtgggggaaacaatccaaccgttatcccactgaacagccacgcacagagcggtactactgcttgggcAGGGCGATACTACCgctgaagagcggtactaccgctcccacccagcggtactaccgcgctgacgAGGAAGgcagggtcctggccccagagcggtactaccgagggagtaagagcggtactaccgcttagagcggtactaccgccactattgccgctcctagtaccgtaaaacccgacacgaaaaacatcgggctcgagtcgaggcggtagtagcccggaaccactgcggtactacggccgaagaccacaagcggtactaccgctctgggagcggtactaccgctgggagcggtactaccgctctggaagcggtactaccgcttgacgagcttcggcggtactaccgctgaggaccgcggtactaccgctgggacaggacgGAGCAGGTACGGAGGGAAAGGCAGCTCCATTGAAGCGGAAGGAAAACATCAGGTGTGAtacggatgtgtacgtgttgattccaccctagccttaccaaagcggatcccctcttgatagtatggtgactcctacactagtccaccaacagagaaacgaaggagctacaccatcttgaataaaacaccgaggggaggtaatcgtctcgtgccaatggatgaatctctgaaagaacttaacgcacacgattagtccgcaaaagcattatcatcaatcatcaaaacatcttggggataaatttgCCCTTACACTTTCTTTTATACTCCTGCATTTTTTTCCATTTCGCACTTAACCGGCGCACATGTTAGGCTCGTTCGTTGCTCCGGTTTCTATTCCTTTCATTTCTCTTATGCTTTCATAACGCGCGGTGAACTTTTTGTAATTTatagtgaacattttcttaatacaaGATGAGTTTCAAGAATATTATCATCACATTATTTTATAATTTATAGTGAATATTAAGTTGAATAGTTTCTTAAGACATGGTGAAATTtttgtatttcaaaaaatgttgagcATGTATTAAAAACTTTATTTTGTAAAATCATTCTTGCATTTCCAGAAACACATCGATTTTTTTAATAAAAGTTGAACAGTTTTAATGCATTTCTAAAATTTATTATGATCACACAATTATTTTTAATACAGGTTGTCAACTATTTCTTTACAAATGGTTAACGGTTTTTCCATTGCAAAGAACGTTGAAAAAAATTTAAATGCAAATTGGGCATTCTTGTAATATAGGTTGATCAATTTTCTTAAGATAGGATGAACATTTTACTTAATGTGCTGTGATTTTTTTTGTAACTTatggtgaacattttcttaatacacGATGAGTTTCAAGAATATTATGGTGAATATTTTCTTAATACCTGGTGAAATTGttgtatttcaaaaaatgttcagcatGTATTAGAAACTTATTTTGTAAGATCATTCTTGCATTTCCAGAAACACGTTGATTTTTCTAATAAAAGTTGAACTGTTCTAATGCATTTCTAAAATTTATTATGATTACAAAATTATTTTTAAGGGatctagttaattaattaattagtttgggtacgatgacctgcgtacatctagttaattagtttgggtacgatgaacgTGTGTTTATTAATTATGtttactatatgttgcatctatttgctaaccctttctttttatgTTGCTCAAGTATATTATCTTGCATATTTATTGTTGCTTcccttgatgaagatgcatcttgAACAGGTACGTAGATCcttgatggcgaagaagtgctatgtcATGTACGTAGGGAAAATTCTGGGAGTGTACGACGAGTGGCCCGAGTGTCAGGCCCAAGTGGAGTGGTTCTCAGGTGCTAGCCATAAAGGGTTGGATAGCAGACAAGAAGCAGAAGCGAGTTACTTGAGGTACATGCTAGCGCGAGAGATGAATCAAAACaaccgcctcatgtactgcataattTCGCTCTCAGTCATAGTGATAGCTTTTCTCttctatatcattgtttagatggatgacgatgtagttgcaatatTCGAGACATGTCaaaacttgtatcgctatttcgagatgatgacaagagacATCATTTGTGTtcgatgatgagtatgatgatgacatgatttgatgagactatttatatgtgtatgatatgattacatttgtataaaACCTGTAAATATACAAAACAAACATGCAGcagagaaaaataataataataacagtaGCAAGGGGTTCATGTGTACCAGCAGCGagcttttagcagtagcgcgctttatgATGACGCCCTGCAACGCACTACTGCTACATATGATGACAATAGTGTGggagaaagcgcgctactgctaaaagttagctgtagcgccatagTGCGCACGTCCATGCTACTTATAGGCCTTTTACCCACGCTGctgataagcttttccctagtagtgcgagcGTGCCTTTGGGATTCTGCAAtatcgatggggcatcgttcggtattcTGTTAGGACTTGAAGCACCAAGAAATTGTGGgacgtgatgactgcttgtgtgatcatgcataatatgatcGTAGAGGATAAGTGCCCGAAACATATCTATGATCAGGTGATCGTAGATACGTCCCGGGCACTTATCCTGTACGATTTCATCATGAAATGCGTGATTGAGAAACTCACATGCAGCTACAAAATGATTTAGTTGAGCATATTTGGGCTCATGTGGGCAATCAATAGATGTATATTTCTTCACATGTATTCGAGACAAATTAATTTTTATTCAGTTTGTAAAACTATGCTAAatttatttggttgtgaaactatgCTTTTTGATTGTGAAACTATGCTATTTTTTTAGTGAAACTATGCAAAATGTAAGCATATTTGTTAAAAACAGCGGCCAGCCGGCCACATCGGCAAATATGAGTCGCAGGTGTTGGGCGCTCTGCCTATCCAAATGATAAACTAGGCGAACCGAATAAAAAAGGACAAAATTATCATATGATTAGGTCGGCACGTTACAGTTGCTCATAGAAGGTCGTTTTTGCACGTGTCCGTGTGTGACAAAGGAAGGCAACAACCTGCTAATGCGGACATGAGAAGGCCTTGGATGCAGCAGAGTGATGATGAATTGTCGAGAGAGCTTCATTGTTGGACAGGATTGCGACCGTTGAGTCTGTTACAACGGCCAGAATTAAAAGTGAGGTAGCCCTCTGGATTAGGATTGAGGGAGATTAGGATTGCCAGGCAGGTCGTTTTAGGCCTATGGTGGATGCTCCCAGTAGCCTGTTGTTTCTCTTCTAACATATGTACAGAACTAGTATTGTGTTCTAtcccctttctcttttttttgaaacggggttctatcccctttcttATTACAGAAGACGCACAGCTTGTGGGTTCTTGAAAAAAGCTTCATTGTTTCAGCCCATTGGGCGAACCACTGACGGCCCATTGGGCATTGGCTAACGCGAGAAAAACTCTCGAACCCTTGGTCGTAGGTTTCAATCCCCTTCCTCCTTCTCGCTCGACGGCACCACCCATCTTCCGCCGCCATGTCCATGCCGGCGGATCGCTCTCGTCCACGGGAGTAAGTCcattgttggaaataatccaaacctAGTCTCGTACTAGTATGCTACAGTAGTCAATTAGGACTATAGCTATTAGGCGTGTCGTGTCCTGGTAGTACAAGTTGTAATCAGGTCAGATCTTGTTTGTTCCAGGAGTGAGTAGCTCGTCTAGGTTATGTCTAGTCCGAGGTGTGTATATAAAGAACACCTGGGCTGTTGTTTTCTATGTATCAACCATCGCAAACTCCTTCACTGATCCCCTGGTCTGACATCTCATCTGTCTTTGTTTGTGCAGATCTTCCTCTCCTCCCTATGGCGGCATGGCAGCCGAGAGACTCGCCGACGATCTGCTCATCGAGATCCTCGCGCGCGTCCCCGCAAGATCAGTGTGCCACTTCAAGTGCGTCTCCAAGGACTGGCTCAGCCTCATCGACCACCCCGATCACCGCAGGAAGCTCCCTCAAACCCTAGCAGGCTTTTTTTACGCTAGGAGCGACAACGGGGAATTGCCTCTGGAAACAGAAGTCCGCTTCGCCGGTGTCTCGGGGAAACGCTGCCCTCCAGTCGACACCTCTTTTTCCTTCCTGCCCAGCCATCGGCGCGTCGATCTACTAGACTGCTGCAATGGCCTCCTCCTCTGTCGCTGGTACGGCGTTTCCTCTCTTGGTGATGAGTTTTGTTACATCGTGTGCAATCCTGCCACGAAGGAGTGGGTTTCGTTGCCCGACCGTAGCCATGAAAACAAGGTGGGCATAGAGCGTCTGGGTTTCGATCCGACCATGTCTTCCCACTTCTATGTGTTTGTGTTGCTAGAGAATGTCAACTTTAACGCCTACCTTTCTGAAGTGGAAGTGTATTCGTCGGAAACCAAGAGATGGGTTTACAAGGAAATTGGATGGAACAAAAGAATTGTGCTTCCTGCTGAGCAGTCTAGCGCTGTCTTCCTCAACGGCTGTTTGCATTTTTACTCCTTCGGCAAAAGGTCACCCTTTTTTATAGGTGTGGTAGACACGGCGGGGGAAACATCAATGAACTTCCatatccctgataatttgaataatGGTTTTATTCAGCACTCACAGGACTGTCTGCATTATGCCAAGTTCAAGAGAGGTGATGGTAATGTGGTTCGACTAGTAGTCTATGTTCTCGAGGACTATGACCGCAAAAAGTGGAAACTGAAGCATAGCGTTAAAACTTCAGACATATTTGGAGGGACACATGTTACAGATTCCGATTCGTTTGCGATTCATCCGGTCGATTCCCGTTGGATTGCGATTCATCCGGAATGTAACTTAATCTTCTTCACTGTGGGGTCAGCTTCCACATTAATGTGCTATGATATGGACCGTCGAAAAGTCAAAGTGATCTGCAGTCTTGATGGTTATCTGCCACGCCTGCCATATGTGCCATTGTATGCAGAGTTGCAATCACTGCATACATGACGTCAATACGAAATTCACTTCATGCATGATATCAATATGAAACCACCGCTGTCTTTATAGAAACATCTATGATAGGAGTCATTATTTCATGCTATGGAGAAGTATCTTATATGTCTGCTCGGATTTGGTTCTCGTTTTCTTGACTGATGTATGCACGTTTTAAGCAAAAGTCATGATCAATAAACTTGTATGTTCTATTTTAAGTCAGGGAAAAGCATAAGCATTTTATTGAGAAAGAACTAGCCAATGATCGCTTGTCTGCTACTGGCACATGTGTGAAATATGTCACCTTTGCTCTTACGTATCTGTTATAATCCCTCTATTCcgttatgtaaggtgtattattttcggcACATTGACCAAGACACATGATTATAGACACTTAGGACAAAACTACCCTTGTCAAATTCATTGATTAGCGGCAAGTAAATCACTTAGGCTAGGAAAGGAAGAGATACACGCAATCGGGAGAGAGATGGTTTCCTTTTTTCTCTACAAGGAGAGATACATGCAATCAGGTGAGAGATACTTTCTTTTTTTCCGGAGGGCCAAAGAACGGAATTACGAGGAATTAGCACAAATGCACCTTATATTGTGGAATTTTattaaaaaacaaatacacctaatACAAACACATAGTGAAACTGGATGAATATGGTGTCACGTCAGTTGAGGCCAATTACTTGCCGTGAAGTTTTATAATAGATCCGAGCATATATTGTCGAAAGTGTAAATCCTTAATATAACCAAAACAATCATCATCTTGTTTTTATACAAAAACAAGCATCACCTTATTTTATTTTGAGGGGTTAAAAAACAATCATCACCTGATTCGCTCGAGCAGGGCCAAGGCCTTCCAGAACTTAATGAACGTGTACATAGCCCAATCCGCGAGGATATAGTTATCTCATTATTGACGCGCCGCGACCCATTCGCTAGGCAGGAAATGCGAAAGTGCCAGTCATGTCCGGAAAAACCTATTTGACGTATTTCATGTCAAACAGTCGTACAGTTTTGAGGTTCTGGTTTTAGGAAGCTTCTAGAGGATTCCCAGCCGGTTttcctggttttgggaaccttctagaagttccTGAActggtttttcttttttccttcctatttttctttttacttttttctGCCCTATTTAACTTTTTTCTAttcctttttttgttttcattACTTTTCTTTTTAATTTACTTTCAGTTTTCCTTTTCgcatttatttcttttttttcaaaaaaattctggacttcaaaaatgtttgtaTTTCTTAAAGTGTGTTCATTTTCCAGATTTTGTTCCAGTTTCCAAATTTCCTTGACAAATTGCACAAAAGATTAGTACTTCAAATTTTGTTCACTTCTTCCCAAAAAATTTTCCAAAATTAAAAAATAAGACAATTTAAGTTTTTTAGCATTTTCTAATTTTGTTcaataattcaaaaaatgttcatagatTTCAGAAAATGTTACTATTTTCAAAGCAGTTtggaaattttaaaaatgttcatatttcCAAAATTGGTTCGTAAATTCATAAAATGTTCGGGAAAATAAataaaattttggaaaacttttcgCGTCATGCAAAAATTGTTCATTAAATAAAATGTTTctgttttcaaaatatgttcacaaaATCAAGAAAACATAATTATCCTTTCATAATTTTCCGGAAATTGAAAAAAGTTTTGGGAGAATTTCATAACATATTATTTGTAGTTTAATTTTTGTTCtcaaattcagaaaatgttcgtgttttttCAAAAAAGTTTCTACTTTCCAATTTTTTCGTTCATGTTCTGAAAGTTTCTTCGTTATTTCAAGAAATGTAcgtattttttatttttgtttacgGCCTCAGAAAATGTTTCCGCTTTCCAAAATTATTCAAAACTAAAAGGAAAcgagatttcaaaaaatgttccaactTTCCAAATTTCTtcgcaaattcaaaaaaaaaatcatgtttttaaATTTCTCTcacatattaaaaaaatgttcggtAATTTTAAAAAAGGTTCACATTTATTAACTTTTCATCACCAATTCAAAAAAAAGGAAATTTCCATAAATGTTCCCGCTTTCCAAAATTGTTCACATGatgaaaatgttcatatttttcaaatttgatgccGAATTCCAAAAATGTTCGTCGGAGTTCAAAGAATATTCATGTCttgaatttttttcataatttGGAAAAAATCAGGCTTTTAGCTTTTTGTTCCGTTTTTTGGAAATTGTTTTGCATTTCAAGAAATTCCTCATAATTTTGAAAACAATATCGTTTTCATTTTGttcatttttttgcaaaaatgttTGAGATTGCCAAAAATGGTTTGAGTTTTACATTTTTTTGCTATGAAATATGATAATGTTTgctatgaaatatgattttttttgctATGAAATATGAATTGTTTTGCTATGAAATATGAAATAGTTTTAAATCTGTTTTGGCTTATGTTTTTATAAGGCGGATTGCCATTTTGTCTACAAAATCCCAGGAATTCTGGTGGCTGATGCTCACTTGCAGTAGGTCATCCCTAGATCCCTGCCGATGTTGTATGCTTCTTTAAGTTTGGCGCTGCAATCCTAAGATTTGAAGCTGACAGTCGCAGCGCTAGCACCGCGCTCCAGCTACTGCGAAGTCATAGAATTGACCCCTAGtgttttttgctttttttcatACTGCGATCGTGCCAccggaaatgggccggcccaggttagTCGCGCCCTATGCGAAACGTCGGCATTTTTGTCGCGGTGGTCCTGGGAGCGCCCGTACGGCGCCCGTGCGTCCGATCGTTGTGACTTTGTTGAAGCAACGCGCACACGGGCCGGCCCAATCATCTGGCTGTGAGCGaataaacaaaaaaaagaaaaagcgtGGGATCAAACTGACGACCTCTTGCGTGAATCAAGTGAGGCTAACCAGCTGAGCTACCTACCACGACAATTTTACATGCAGCGCCAATCTTAAAGTAGAATGTACAGGGGCAAATCCTTAAAAAAAAAACGTTCAACATTTTTATAATATACCTTGAAGAAATTTAAAATACAGTGAACGTTTCTGTAAAAAAATACTGAACAAATTTCAAATACTAAAATGGACATTTGATGGGTGTGCACTAAACaattttttaatatatgatgaacaaaACTTAAATACACAATGATCATTTTCTAATTATATGTTGAACAATTTCATATTATACAATGACCATTTTTGTAATACACAATAAACATTTTCTAATATACGTTGAACAATTTAATAatacataatgaacatttttgtaatacataatgaacattttctaatatacgttgaacaatttaataatatacaatgaacatttttttaatacacaaTGAACAATTTTACAGTGCAAGGTGAACTATGTCATAATATACGATGAGCATTTTCTTAATACATTGAAGATTTTTGTAACACACGGTGAACTTTTTATACAAATACACAATAATGAGAAGAAGAacagaaacagaaaataaaaaaggaaatgtaaatgaaagaaaatgaaaaggataaaaaggaatcaaaacagaaaattaaaaaacgGAACAAAACAACTGAAAACCGGCCAAAACCGTGAAAAAACTGGAAGCAAAAAATCCATAGAAGAAAAACGAAAAAACCCCGCAAGAAACAGGGAAAACAGCAGCGAACGAAAATCCGTACCTGGGCGGGCCCAAGTGGCGACTTGcttcagcgaaggctcctccttttGACGCCTGCGGGCGTCAAATAGGATTTGCCGGTGGTCCTATGCGCTGCATTATGCGTCAAAAATGTGGGGCGTCCGCATAGGAGACAGGGTGAGTGGGCCGGCTCATCGAGCTTTACCGCGAGAGGAAAAAAAGTGCTACGCACCTGCCATGTGGGCCAGCCAAGACCAAGGCCTCTCCTAGAAGCTGACTCGGTCAAGCCCAGCAGGTAACCGGCGCTCGCGTGACCGGCTTGGCCCATCTACCGGACGTGCCCCTCTTAAGCAAAAACTAAGGCTAACCTGAGGAGATAAGGAGGGTAAAAAGAATATTTTGTCCGTCTATCTTCTTCCTATCCGCTACTCTGTATCTCCGCTTTCCCCTCTTCTCATCTACAGAACTATGTGTTCTTGTGACTGAATCCTTTGTGTGACACAAAGCGATTGCTACTAATCTCTGTGGGTTCGTAGCAATTGGAATCAGAGCCACCGATCTTTCGGCATCATTTCCCACCGATTTTTTTTTCCCAGCCACGACGGGGAAATCTGCGCGCCCAACGTTGACGGACAGGATGGGGGCGGCAGAGCTGACCATCTCTGAGCTGCAGAAATTGATCCAAGCGACGGTGATTCAGAGCAAGGCCGTCTCCGACGCGGGGGTCCGCAACTCCGAGCGGATCGACGAGCTCCGCACCACGGTCGACTCCTTCTCTGAATCGACCACCAAGGCTCTCTCCGATCTCACCAGCTCCACGGCGACGGCGACCCAGCGTGTCGAGACTACGCTGGACCGCATAATCACGGCCCACAACAAGCTCGACAAGACAGCCGACGAGTTGAAGTTGTCGATGGAGGCGGTGGCGCGCCGCGTCGATTTCCTCGAGCGGGGGCAGCCTCCTTCCACGACCCCGGCGCAGCCGCATCAGCGACCGGGTGTGCTTCGGCCCCATGGGCACCGTGAAGAACTGCATCACCAGGGTGCTGTTTCTGGAGAGATTCGAACCTCCGGACACGCCCTGGTCGGGGGTGAGCAATCGCAAACCCGTGACCACCTTACTTCTGCTATGTATGGTTCAGCAGAGAGAGATGATGATCGTACCACTGCATATCCGCATCAGCCCTACAGTCATAGTGGTCTGCAGTTGCCCAAATCAGATTTCCCAAAATTCACTGGTGATAATCCCAAATGGTGGAAGGAACAATGCGAAAAGTATTTTAAAATGTACCATGTTAATCCTGAGTTGTGGGTGGATTTTGCCACTATGCATTTCACCGGCAATGCTGCCCTGTGGTTGCAAACTTTCGAAGCCATGCATTCAGTGGATAGCTGGCCTGCCTTGTGTGTAGGAGTGTTTGCTAAGTTCAACAAAAATCAGTATGCTAAACTCATGGACATGTTTTTTGCATTTCGGCAAGTTGCATCAGTAGATGAATATGCCCATACATTTGAAGAGTTCATGCATAAGATTCTGGTTTACAATCACTCCTATGATGAAACCTTCTTTGTGAACCGTTTCATTGATGGTCTTAAGCCAGACATCAAGTCTGCTATTAAATTACACAATCCTGGAACTGTTGATCTGGCTTGTTCCCTTGCTCAAACACAGGAAGTGTTGTTGGTGGAAGATACTCGTCCGTCCTTCAAGAAGGGGGATTATCGCCACAAATTCAAGATGAATGCTCAGCTGCCAAGCATTCTAGGAAACCCGGGTGAGAAGCAGACGGATGACAGGATCAAGTACAACACTAAGTTTGATTCTCTCAAGGCCCAACGGCGTGCTCGTGGCGAATGCTTTAAGTGCGGGGAAAAATTCTCCCCGGGCCACAAGTGCCCCCCGCAGGTTCAGTTGCATGTCCTTGAAGAACTGATTACCTCTCTTGATATTTCTGATGACGAAGATGACAATGGATGGCCTGAAGAGCACACCCCTGACCCGGATGAGGATGACCATGTCATGAAGCTATCTGTCCATGCAGCATGTGGGACACAGTGTAAGAAGAGTATTCGGCTTCAGGGTTTCATTGGCAAACAAGAAGTATTGATCCTGATAGATTCTGGAAGCTCCAGTAACttcataagctccaaattggttgaCCGTTTACAGTGTACCACTGCTCCGTTTCCTGCTGCCAAAGTGACAGTTGCTGATGGAGGAACTCTTGACTGTAACATGATGGTGTCATCTCTACAGTGGTGGACTCAAGGCACATCATTTACATCTTCGCTGAAGGTACTTCCATTAGGCACATATGACATCATCCTTGGTATGGAGTGGCTTGAAGAGATGAGCCCAATGTGGGTAGATTGGAAAAAGAAGACATTACGGTTCACACATAATGGAGTTCGCATCACTCTTCGAGGCATTAAAGATAAACCTGCCAGTTGCTCAGCTATTTCTGCTAAACAGCTTCAGGGCTTGGTTAACAATGGAGGTGTGGTGCATATGTTAGAATTGTGTGCTGTGCAAGACGTATTCGAGGCACCTGGCTCATCCACCCCTCTACCACCAGCCATTACCCGAGTTCTTTCTCAGCATGAGGCTGTGTTTGAAGATCCTCAGGTGTTGCCTCCTCACCGCAGTTTTGACCATAACATTCCACTGCTTCCAGGGGTGAAGCCTGTTAATGTCAAGCCATATCGTTATGCTCCTATGCAGAAAACTGAGATTGAGCGAAAAGTGTGTGAAATGCTCCAAAAGGGACTTATACAGAATAGCACTAGCTCATTTGCATCTCCGGTGTTGttggtgaagaagaaggatggttcATGGCGTTTTTGTGTTGACTATAGGCACCTCAATAATATTACAGTTAAGAATAAATACCCAATGCCAGTGATCGATGAGCTGCTTGATGAATTGTCCGGTGCAAATTGGTTTACCAAACTGGATCTCAAATCTGGGTACCATCAAATTCGGCTAGTGCGTGGTGAAGAACACAAGTCGGCTTTCAAAACACACCAAGGGTTGTATGAATTCAAGGTGATGCCCTTTGGTCTCACAAACGCCCCTGCAACGTTTCAAGCTGCAATGAACACAATTTTTGTTTCCCTCATTCGAAAATGTGTTCTTGTCTTCATGGATGATATCTTAATATATAGTCATACACTTGAAGATCATGTGCGTCACTTGAAACAAGTGTTTGCTCTTCTCCACCAGCACCAGTTGTATATCAAGAAGAGTAAATGTTCCTTTTCCCAAAAACAACTTGAGTACTTGGGTCACATCATCAGTCACAAAGGGGTCGCTACTGACCCTTCGAAGATCCAAGCTGTCGCTCAGTGGCCTACACCGACAACTATCAAGCAAGTTAGGGGGTTTCTTGGGTTAACGGGTTATTACCGCAAGTTCATAAAACATTATGGGATCATCAGTCGAGTATTGTCAGATTTGCTCCGTAAAGATACCATGTTTTATTGGACAAACAAAGAAGATGAAGCTTTTCAACATTTGAAATCAGCTCTTACTCAAGCCCCTGTCTTGGCTCTACCAAATTTCAAATTGCCATTTGTTGTCGAAACAGATGCAAGCAAGTATGGTattggtgctgtactgatgcaacaaGGGCATCCGATCAGTTTTCTCAGCAAGGCTTTGGGACCCAAGACGCAAGGCTACTCCACTTATGAGAAGGAGTGTCTTGCTATCTTGATGGCGGTGGAGAAATGGCGTTCATACCTCCAGCACGCTGAATTCACCATTTCCACTGATCACCGTAGCTTAACTTACTTGTCTGAGCAAAAGCTTACTACTGACATCCAACAAAAGGCTTTTCTGAAATTAATGGGACTCCAGTACAAGTTGGTTTACAAAAAAGGCCATGAAAATGCTGCTGCTGATGCTCTTTCCCGTCAAGCAATTCCTGAATCATGTCATGCAATTTCTCTCTGTCAGCCCAAGTGGTTGGAAGTAATTGTGGATGGCTACACAAAAGATGATACAACTAAAAAGTTGTTACAGGAGTTGAG
It contains:
- the LOC119339345 gene encoding F-box protein At5g07610-like; its protein translation is MSVPADGSRPPEDGRASVCARPSSAFPSGTAAGDTLTDDVLIEILSRVPAKSLCRFKCVSSHWLALIDHPDHRNKLPQTLAGFFYTSSKSSVEQLFLELPFRFAGVSGKRCPPVDTSFSFLPSHRRVDLLDCCNGLLLCRWYGVSSLGDEFCYIVCNPATKEWVSLPDRSHENKVGIERLGFDPTMSSHFYVFVLLENVNFNAYLSEVEVYSSETKRWVYKEIGWNKRIVLPAEQSSAVFLNGCLHFYSFGKSTHRTVCIMPSSREVMVMWFD